One window of the Leptospiraceae bacterium genome contains the following:
- a CDS encoding DUF1577 domain-containing protein, whose product MAIKSDRKLEWFRNPKKIQLIIEKHLLNKNIFLRVLDQPPELKILEILPNSFKLHSEVVLDKEKEYIAYKVLGRYVEIHFEVLSPYAEKGFYEINIKAIGISLTERENVRIPIKNNEIYLTNFLASKHIIDSNTKVIPTTIKIGFSELENQIKQLYDFVKVESFENYDYLLDLVKKTGKIIFIPNTNNNNSFSLEHQEVLNLKEIFHSELNEVIYRYRKEQVKSEIVAPFYYQTHDRNYIPIGYIQIRSKQKELTWDDVEKIKSWNQELISRLQQINTIPIQEKEEVLNISRNGFRTKIKHLKLINYLLRQSGFSCDIVFKGHNPISIYSEIRSSVRDDNGILYIGAKIIEFKNKEQKELYEQILKAYEKRYAISQSKES is encoded by the coding sequence ATGGCAATCAAGTCTGATAGAAAATTAGAATGGTTTCGTAATCCAAAAAAAATTCAACTTATCATAGAAAAACATTTACTGAATAAAAATATTTTTCTTAGAGTTTTAGATCAACCACCTGAATTAAAAATCTTAGAGATTTTACCTAATTCATTTAAACTCCATTCTGAGGTTGTTTTAGACAAAGAAAAAGAATACATTGCTTATAAAGTTTTGGGTAGATACGTAGAGATACATTTTGAAGTTTTATCTCCTTATGCTGAAAAAGGGTTTTATGAAATCAATATCAAAGCCATCGGAATTTCCCTTACAGAAAGAGAAAATGTTCGTATCCCTATTAAAAATAATGAAATTTATTTAACCAATTTTTTGGCAAGTAAGCATATCATTGACTCAAATACAAAGGTTATTCCCACGACCATCAAAATTGGTTTTTCGGAATTGGAAAACCAAATCAAACAATTATATGATTTTGTTAAAGTAGAGTCGTTTGAAAACTATGATTACCTTTTGGATTTGGTAAAAAAAACAGGAAAAATCATTTTTATTCCCAATACTAACAATAACAACTCTTTCTCTTTGGAGCATCAAGAGGTTCTGAATTTAAAAGAAATCTTTCATTCGGAATTAAACGAAGTAATTTATCGTTATCGAAAGGAGCAAGTGAAAAGTGAAATCGTAGCTCCTTTTTATTACCAAACTCATGATCGAAATTACATACCCATAGGTTATATACAAATTCGTAGCAAGCAAAAAGAACTAACTTGGGATGATGTAGAAAAAATCAAGTCTTGGAATCAGGAGCTGATAAGTCGATTACAACAAATCAACACCATACCTATTCAAGAAAAAGAAGAAGTATTGAATATCTCTCGAAACGGTTTTCGAACAAAAATAAAACACTTAAAGCTCATAAACTACCTTTTAAGACAGTCCGGTTTTTCTTGTGATATTGTTTTTAAAGGTCACAATCCTATTAGCATATACTCTGAAATTCGCTCCAGCGTTCGAGATGATAATGGCATCTTGTATATTGGTGCAAAGATCATAGAGTTCAAAAATAAAGAGCAGAAAGAACTTTACGAACAAATCCTAAAAGCATATGAAAAACGATATGCTATTTCTCAATCCAAAGAAAGTTAA